A part of Periophthalmus magnuspinnatus isolate fPerMag1 chromosome 14, fPerMag1.2.pri, whole genome shotgun sequence genomic DNA contains:
- the si:ch211-215c18.3 gene encoding uncharacterized protein si:ch211-215c18.3: MMLVAMELHLISAACLFLGSVHITHQTQTHMSSVSTFLFAPRGPQMFPCLTYLERNVRVDCEFPPTYQIPGPYCEYRQDSRLVGTTVPNQVIYVNVEDRRRSNVSLVYPNLCRLTWAPLADETPKTYTCRVYQGNSWKENSMAVHHRILPICSALSVKSAPWLILLVLLLPLLLRPFDQ, translated from the exons ATGATGCTCGTCGCCATGGAGCTGCACCTGATCTCCGCAGCCTGCCTTTTTTTGGGGAGCGTCCATATCACACATCAGACCCAGACCCACA TGAGCTCAGTGTCCACCTTCCTGTTCGCTCCTCGTGGGCCTCAGATGTTCCCCTGTTTGACATATTTGGAGCGTAATGTGAGGGTAGACTGTGAGTTTCCTCCCACCTATCAGATCCCTGGTCCCTACTGTGAGTACAGACAGGACAGTCGGCTGGTGGGCACCACTGTCCCAAATCAGGTCATTTATGTGAATGTAGAGGATCGCAGGAGGAGCAATGTGAGCCTGGTCTACCCCAACCTGTGCCGCCTTACCTGGGCCCCTCTGGCAGACGAGACCCCCAAGACATATACATGCAGGGTGTACCAGGGCAACAGCTGGAAGGAGAACAGCATGGCTGTACATCACA GAATTCTTCCCATCTGTTCTGCACTGAGTGTCAAATCTGCTCCATGGTTAATATTGCTAGTATTGTTGCTTCCTTTGCTTTTACGCCCTTTTGACCAGTAA
- the f11r.1 gene encoding F11 receptor, tandem duplicate 1, with the protein MTAWRLVYLAFFCYATTGVSGFSVTTQKNNVRVKENEGVDLSCQFSADFGTDARVEWKFQDLKGSQTYVIYKGEVTSQYVSRVTPYGSNLRFTKVTVKDNGMYDCEVSGQGQFGEARVKLTVLVPPGVPVCRVPSSVTTGKPALLTCGDNVGSPPPTYKWFKNNVLLPANPKTVSGFQNATYKLNSENGNLEFIPTAKGDTGSYYCMAENDAGPPQQCKAATMEVRDLNTGGIVAGVIIFLLLLALLGFGIWYAYKKGYILSKLISPPNVVYQPQSVYGGEEEDDGEFKQKSSFVV; encoded by the exons ATGACTGCCTGGAGACTGGTTTACTTGGCTTTCTTCTGTTACGCTACGACTG GTGTATCTGGTTTTTCAGTGACTACCCAAAAGAATAATGTGCGTGTCAAGGAAAATGAAG GGGTTGACCTTTCCTGCCAGTTCTCCGCTGACTTTGGTACTGATGCAAGAGTAGAATGGAAATTTCAAGATCTCAAAGGTTCACAGACATATGTGATTTACAAGGGAGAAGTAACAT CACAATATGTTAGCAGGGTGACACCATACGGCAGCAATCTGAGATTCACCAAAGTCACCGTCAAAGATAACGGAATGTATGACTGTGAGGTCTCTGGacaaggccagtttggcgaagcCCGAGTGAAGCTAACGGTTTTGG TTCCTCCAGGCGTTCCAGTGTGCAGGGTGCCCTCCTCAGTGACCACAGGAAAACCAGCTCTGCTCACATGCGGGGACAATgttggctctcctcctccaacTTACAAGTGGTTCAAAAATAATGTCCTTCTACCTGCAAACCCCAAAACAGTTTCTGGCTTCCAAAATGCAACCTACAAACTAAACTCAGAAAATGGCAATTTG gaGTTCATTCCTACAGCAAAAGGAGATACAGGTTCTTACTACTGCATGGCTGAGAATGATGCCGGTCCTCCTCAGCAGTGTAAAGCAGCCACGATGGAAGTCC GTGACCTCAACACTGGAGGGATTGTAGCTGGAGTTATCATTTTTTTGCTTCTGTTGGCTTTACTTGGATTTGGCATCTGGTATGCCTACAAGAAAGGATACATACTAAGTAAGCTCATTTCTCCT CCAAATGTGGTCTACCAGCCGCAGTCGGTAtatggaggggaggaggaggacgat GGGGAATTTAAACAGAAGTCATCGTTTGTTGTTTAG